The following coding sequences lie in one Arachis ipaensis cultivar K30076 chromosome B05, Araip1.1, whole genome shotgun sequence genomic window:
- the LOC107641390 gene encoding pentatricopeptide repeat-containing protein At4g21065-like, giving the protein MSPKDLAFYKAQQTLITFFKRCSTIKHIKQVQAHVFHTGFHHDNIVLGQIILFCSLHKHMNYAVSVFNKVHNPDTFIWNTTIRGFGNALQPQKAFDFYRRMLREKTALADTFTFSFLLKIVASFGPIILGKQLHCNVVKLGFETHAYVGNSLMHMYGMLREDETARKVFDEMKDPDLVTWNCVIDCHVHCGKYKEALELFTRMVDAGVQPNDATLVVTLSACGAIGMLDFGRRVHDFVQETGLDEVTEVSNSLIDMYAKCGVVEEACETFWRMRRKSVVSWNVMIFGLATHGDGREALALFARMLEQNAVRPDELTLLGVLCACSHGGMVEEGRRYFDVMNREYNIQPTMKHYGCMVDLLGRAGLVEEAYRLIKSMPMECDAVVWRTLLAACRVHGNILLGKKVRSHLLELKADHSSDYVLLASMYASRGQWNEMSRERKSMQERRV; this is encoded by the coding sequence ATGAGTCCTAAAGACTTGGCCTTTTATAAGGCTCAACAAACGCTCATAACCTTTTTTAAGCGATGTTCCACCATTAAGCACATTAAGCAGGTTCAAGCCCACGTTTTTCACACTGGTTTTCACCATGACAACATCGTCCTAGGACAAATCATTCTCTTCTGTTCACTTCACAAGCACATGAACTATGCTGTCTCTGTTTTCAACAAGGTCCATAACCCAGATACATTCATTTGGAACACCACGATCAGGGGGTTTGGTAACGCCCTACAACCTCAAAAGGCCTTCGATTTCTATCGCAGAATGCTGAGAGAGAAAACAGCACTAGCGGATACTTTTACGTTCTCGTTCTTGCTCAAAATTGTTGCTTCATTCGGACCCATTATTTTGGGGAAGCAACTGCACTGTAATGTAGTCAAGCTTGGTTTTGAAACTCATGCTTACGTTGGGAACTCCCTCATGCACATGTATGGTATGTTGAGGGAGGATGAAACTGCACgcaaggtgtttgatgaaatgaagGATCCGGATTTGGTGACTTGGAACTGTGTTATAGATTGTCATGTGCATTGTGGGAAGTATAAGGAAGCTTTGGAGTTGTTCACAAGGATGGTGGATGCTGGGGTGCAGCCTAATGATGCGACTTTGGTGGTGACGCTCTCTGCATGTGGTGCTATTGGAATGCTGGATTTTGGTAGGAGGGTTCATGATTTTGTCCAAGAAACAGGTCTTGATGAGGTTACAGAGGTTTCGAATTCGCTTATTGATATGTATGCTAAGTGTGGGGTGGTGGAGGAAGCGTGCGAGACGTTCTGGAGGATGAGAAGGAAGAGTGTTGTTTCGTGGAATGTCATGATCTTTGGGCTTGCAACGCATGGCGATGGACGAGAGGCGTTGGCATTGTTTGCAAGAATGTTGGAGCAGAATGCAGTGAGGCCAGATGAGCTTACGCTCTTGGGAGTGTTGTGTGCTTGTAGCCATGGAGGAATGGTTGAGGAAGGGAGGAGGTATTTTGATGTTATGAACAGAGAATATAACATCCAACCGACGATGAAGCACTATGGTTGCATGGTAGACCTTTTGGGTCGTGCTGGTTTAGTTGAAGAAGCATATAGATTAATAAAGAGCATGCCAATGGAGTGTGATGCTGTCGTGTGGAGGACGTTATTGGCGGCTTGTCGAGTTCATGGGAACATTCTACTTGGTAAAAAGGTAAGGAGCCATCTGTTGGAACTGAAAGCAGATCATAGCAGTGATTATGTTCTTCTTGCAAGCATGTATGCAAGCAGGGGTCAATGGAATGAAATGAGCAGAGAGAGAAAATCAATGCAGGAAAGGCGGGTT
- the LOC107644576 gene encoding protease Do-like 10, mitochondrial has translation MASFLRTARKLASSSSQYGRLKSPPSTTRNASAFRAPPRPPISDNSSNLLAGKTNGVTRMLPCSAPISSSYDRRWRTRRVGVRKGNAAAVELALNSVVKVFSVLCSPNYLLPWQNKSQRETMGSGFVIPGRKILTNAHVIADHSFVLVRKHGSPAKYRAEVKAVGHECDLAILAVESEEFWDGMNPLELGDIPLLQEAVSVVGYPQGGDNISVTKGVVSRVEPTQYVHGASQLMAIQIDAAINPGNSGGPAIMGNKVAGVAFQNLSGAENIGYIIPVPVIKHFIYGVEEKGKYTGFCSLGLSCQPTENVHLRNHFGMQPDMTGVLVSKINPLSDAHNVLKKDDIILSFDGVPIANDGTVPFRNRERITFDHLVSMKQPNENAIVRVLRDGKEHELNIILRPLQPLVPVHQFDKLPSYYIFAGLVFVPLTQPYLHEYGEDWYNTSPRRLCERALRELPKKANQQLVILSQVLMDDINAGYERLAELQVLKVNGTEIDNLEHLCQLVENCSTESVRFDLEDDRVIALNYEVAKVATSRILMRHRIPSAKSVDLIDTQNSSQSELASQC, from the exons ATGGCCTCCTTCCTCCGTACAGCTCGGAAGCTCGCCTCTTCATCCTCGCAGTACGGCCGCCTGAAATCGCCACCCTCCACCACTCGCAATGCTTCTGCGTTTCGCGCGCCGCCGCGTCCCCCGATTTCCGACAACAGCAGTAACCTCCTCGCCGGGAAAACCAACGGCGTTACGAGAATGTTGCCGTGCTCTGCGCCAATCTCCAGTAGCTACGACCGCAGATGGAGAACGAGAAGGGTTGGTGTGAGGAAGGGAAACGCCGCGGCGGTGGAGTTAGCGTTGAACTCAGTGGTTAAGGTTTTCAGCGTTTTGTGCAGTCCCAACTACTTGCTTCCATGGCAGAACAAGTCTCAGCGTGAAACCATGGGTTCTG GGTTTGTGATTCCGGGCAGGAAGATTCTCACGAATGCTCATGTGATAGCTGATCATTCGTTTGTGCTTGTTAGGAAGCATGGTTCTCCCGCCAAGTATAGAGCGGAAGTTAAAGCTGTTGGTCACGAGTGCGACTTAGCTATACTCGCTGTTGAGAGTGAAGAGTTTTGGGATGGTATGAATCCATTGGAGCTTGGAGACATCCCGTTACTACAAGAAGCAGTTTCTGTTGTGGGATATCCTCAAG GTGGTGACAACATTTCAGTCACTAAAGGGGTTGTCTCTAGGGTTGAACCTACACAATATGTTCATGGTGCCTCCCAGTTGATGGCGATACAGATTGATGCAGCCATAAATCCAGGGAACAGTGGTGGCCCAGCAATTATGGGCAATAAGGTTGCTGGAGTAGCATTCCAAAATCTTTCAGGAGCTGAGAATATAGG TTACATTATACCTGTACCTGTAATAAAGCATTTTATATATGGTGTAGAAGAAAAAGGAAAGTATACTGGATTTTGCTCTCTGGGTTTGTCGTGCCAGCCAACTGAGAATGTTCACCTCAGAAACCATTTTGGCATGCAACCTGACATGACAGGGGTGCTAGTAAGCAAAATTAACCCACTTTCAGATGCACACAATGTTCTGAAGAAAGATGATATTATACTTTCATTTGATGGAGTGCCTATAGCAAACGATGGCACAG TTCCTTTCCGAAATAGAGAGCGGATAACATTTGATCACTTGGTGTCTATGAAGCAGCCAAATGAAAACGCAATAGTCAGAGTTTTGCGGGATGGGAAAGAGCATGAACTTAATATCATTCTCAGACCT CTCCAACCCTTAGTTCCAGTTCATCAGTTTGATAAACTTCCAAGTTATTACATTTTTGCTGGTCTGGTATTTGTTCCGCTCACTCAACCATACCTTCATGAGTATGGAGAAGACTGGTATAATACATCACCTCGTCGTTTGTGTGAACGAGCCCTGAGGGAATTGCCCAAGAAAGCAAATCAACAACTTGTGATCCTATCTCAG GTTCTTATGGACGATATCAATGCTGGATATGAGCGTCTTGCAGAACTACAG GTTTTGAAGGTTAATGGAACAGAGATTGACAACCTAGAACATTTATGTCAACTTGTTGAAAACTGTAGCACAGAGAGCGTGCGATTTGATTTGGAAGATGATCGTGTCATTGCCTTGAACTATGAAGTCGCAAAAGTTGCCACTTCTAGAATTTTGATGCGTCACAGAATACCTTCAGCAAAGTCTGTTGACCTTATTGATACACAAAATAGTTCACAATCTGAACTAGCTTCCCAATGTTGA
- the LOC107644577 gene encoding uncharacterized protein LOC107644577, with product MKVLNPCTLVLMNSIAVPSRSLPFIKSFRASSKSFPPLTCFCSINNSNSSESEEKRVSLTGIVNEQVEELLSKEENKSILDGLEKASLRVDMAKKQLAIIEEQELAAKKFRDYVNKLERQASEIAECQREISEAKALVEEAERALLVSESGAEDGEEIDRDKERLESVKAASIAALVGTLSGLPICLTQVTDTTQLLLPLAINFISCILFGVTFRYAVRRNLDDVNLKTGVAAAFGVVKGLATLGGGPVLELNLDSFLSHALDGTIYVAESFFIFVCAAVALDYCFKTRLLSPFPIDRSI from the exons ATGAAGGTTCTCAATCCTTGCACTCTTGTTCTTATGAACTCCATTGCTGTTCCTTCTCGTTCTCTTCCTTTCATAAAGTCCTTCAGAGCTTCTTCAAAATCATTCCCACCATTGACATGCTTCTGCAGCATCAATAACAGTAACAGTTCAGAGTCAGAAGAGAAGAGGGTTTCTCTGACTGGGATTGTGAACGAGCAAGTTGAGGAGCTTCTGAGCAAAGAAGAGAACAAGTCAATACTTGATGGCTTGGAGAAGGCTTCTCTGAGGGTTGACATGGCCAAGAAACAACTTGCCATCATTGAAGAACAAGAACTTGCTGCTAAGAAGTTCAGGGATTATGTCAACAAGCTTGAAAGACAAGCTTCTGAG ATTGCAGAATGTCAAAGAGAAATATCTGAAGCAAAAGCCCTGGTTGAGGAAGCAGAACGCGCACTCTTAGTAAGCGAGAGTGGAGCTGAAGATGGCGAAGAAATTGACCGGGACAAAGAGAGATTGGAGTCAGTAAAAGCAGCATCCATTGCTGCCCTTGTTGGCACCCTTTCAGGGCTCCCCATATGCCTCACTCAGGTCACAGACACTACTCAGCTGCTTCTCCCTTTGGCTATCAACTTCATCAGCTGCATACTGTTTGGAGTAACCTTTCGATACGCAGTAAGGAGAAACTTGGATGACGTTAATCTTAAAACAGGGGTAGCCGCTGCTTTCGGTGTTGTTAAAG GTCTTGCAACCCTGGGTGGTGGACCAGTTCTTGAACTGAACCTTGACAGCTTCTTATCACATGCCCTAGATGGAACCATTTATGTAGCTGAGAGTTTTTTCATTTTTGTCTGTGCTGCTGTTGCTCTAGATTACTGTTTCAAGACAAGGCTTTTGAGCCCTTTTCCAATTGATAGATCCATTTAG
- the LOC107644579 gene encoding protein BOLA1, chloroplastic — MASRGASVVLSRANRIKSKLQTALEATVLEVDDVSYQHAGHAAVKGNSDNETHFNVKIVSPKFDGQSLVKRHRMVYDLLADELQSGLHAISIVAKTPQETTGAK, encoded by the coding sequence ATGGCTTCTCGGGGAGCCAGCGTGGTACTTTCAAGGGCCAACAGAATAAAATCGAAGCTGCAAACGGCGCTAGAAGCCACTGTTCTGGAGGTAGACGACGTGTCGTATCAGCACGCCGGACACGCCGCCGTTAAAGGAAACTCCGATAACGAGACTCATTTCAACGTGAAGATCGTTTCCCCAAAATTCGATGGGCAGAGCCTCGTCAAACGACACCGTATGGTGTACGACCTCCTCGCCGACGAGCTCCAATCAGGGTTGCACGCTATCTCCATCGTCGCCAAGACACCCCAGGAAACCACCGGCGCCAAATAA
- the LOC107644578 gene encoding eukaryotic translation initiation factor 3 subunit J — protein MQLISCYFVILFCQRSAHSKMDDWEDEQIAPIDLNKKEVTKSKWDDEDVDENDVKESWEDEDEPAPAPAPAPAPKTTEKAPKKSEKAAEKKXXXXXPVKEEPLDPVAEKLRQQRLVEEADYKSTKELFGGGGKDEKNLDTFIPKSESDFSEYAELISHRLRAFEKSYHYIGLLKAVMRLSMVQLKGADAKDIASSVTAIANEKIKAEKEANAGKKKGGKKKQLIVEKPDDDFASSDRYEALDDYDFM, from the exons ATGCAGTTGATCAGCTGCTATTTTGTTATTCTATTTTGTCAAAGAAGTGCACACAGCAAAATGGACGATTGGG AGGATGAGCAAATTGCACCTATTGACCTTAACAAAAAGGAAGTGACTAAAAGTAAATGGGATGATGAAGATGTGGATGAAAATGATGTAAAGGAATCATGGGAGGATGAAGATGAGCCTGCTCCG GCACCAGCACCGGCACCTGCCCCTAAAACAACCGAAAAGGCTCCTAAAAAATCTGAAAAAGCTGCTGAAAAGAAG NNNNNNNNNNNNNAACCAGTAAAGGAAGAACCGTTGGATCCTGTGGCTGAAAAACTTAGACAACAAAG ACTGGTTGAAGAAGCAGATTATAAGAGTACCAAAGAATTGTTTGGTGGTGGGGGAAAAGATGAGAAAAACCTTGATACTTTCATACCCAAGTCAGAGAGTGATTTCTCGGAGTATGCAGAGCTTATCTCACACAGGCTTCGTGCTTTTGAG AAAAGCTATCATTATATTGGTTTGCTGAAGGCTGTAATGAGACTATCTATGGTTCAATTGAAAGGAGCCGATGCAAAAGACATTGCATCTTCAGTTACTGCCATTGCAAATGAGAAGATAAAAGCAGAGAAAGAAGCCAATGCTGGAAAAAAGAAAG GTGGCAAGAAAAAACAGCTTATTGTTGAAAAACCGGATGATGATTTTGCTAGCAGTGATCGATATGAGGCTTTGGACGATTATGATTTCATGTGA